Part of the Lysobacter enzymogenes genome is shown below.
GCCGAAGTGGCCGTAGGCGGCGGTCAGCTGGTAGACCGGGTGGATCAGGTCGAGCATCTTGACGATGCCGTACGGACGCAGGTCGAAGTGCTTGCGGATCAGCTTTTCGATCTTGTCGTCGCTGATCTTGCCGGTGCCGAAGGTGGTCACCGAGATCGAGGTCGGCTCGGCCACGCCGATGGCGTAGGAGACCTGCACTTCGCACTTGTCGGCCAGGCCCGCGGCGACGATGTTCTTGGCCACGTAGCGCGCGGCGTAGGCGGCCGAACGGTCGACCTTGGACGGGTCCTTGCCCGAGAACGCGCCGCCGCCGTGGCGGGCCATGCCGCCGTAGCTGTCGACGATGATCTTGCGGCCGGTCAGGCCGCAGTCGCCGACCGGGCCGCCGATCACGAAGATGCCGGTCGGGTTGATGTGGACCTTGTTCTTCGGCAGCTTTTCCAGCCACGCCTTCGGCAGCACCGGCTTGAGGATGTGCTCGTACACGCCCTCGACCAGATCCTTCTGCTTGATGCCCGGGTCGTGCTGGGTCGACAGCACCACCGCGTCGAGGCCGGCGACCTGATGCTTGTCGTCGTAGCGCAGGGTGACCTGCGACTTCGCGTCCGGACGCAGCCACGGCAGCTTGGAGTTCTTCTGCTTGCGCACCTTGGCCTGCTGCTCGACCAGACGGTGCGAGTAGTAGATCGGCGCCGGCATGTATTCCGGCGCTTCGTTGCAGGCGTAGCCGAACATCAGGCCCTGGTCGCCCGCGCCCTGTTCTTCCGGCTTCTTGCGGTCGACGCCGGCGGCGATGTCGGGCGACTGCTTGCCGAGCATGTTGATGATCGCGCAGGTGTGGCCGTCGAAGCCGACGTTGGAATTGTTGTAGCCGATCTCGTTGATGACCTTGCGGGCGAGGCCTTCGATGTCGACCCAAGCGCTGGTGGTCACTTCGCCGGCGACGATGGCCGCGCCGGTCTTGACCAGCGTTTCGCACGCCACGCGGGCGCGCTTGTCCTGGGCGAGGATGGCGTCGAGGACGGCGTCGGAAATCTGGTCGGCGATCTTGTCCGGATGGCCTTCGGACACGGACTCGGAAGTGAACAGGTAGCTGGACATCGGTCGAATATCCTTCGATTCGGATAAAAAGATGGCCGCCAATGATACAGGCTCGGCCGGGAGCGCGCATTGTGCCGTGCCGGAGGGTTGTTCGGGCGTTAAGCGGCTCCTGAACGCCGGTCGCGCTTTGGACTTTGGATGGAGGTTGGATGCGGTGGCGCATGGGAAGCTTTGCCGGCGCGCCAGGAGGGCACGCCGAAGCCCGGACCGTCCTCCAGGAACGCCCAGTTCCCGCCGGGCCAGGGCTGTCATCGCACTGACCCGAAACCGCCATGCGGCTGTCGCTGCGCCGGCTCAGGCT
Proteins encoded:
- the metK gene encoding methionine adenosyltransferase, which codes for MSSYLFTSESVSEGHPDKIADQISDAVLDAILAQDKRARVACETLVKTGAAIVAGEVTTSAWVDIEGLARKVINEIGYNNSNVGFDGHTCAIINMLGKQSPDIAAGVDRKKPEEQGAGDQGLMFGYACNEAPEYMPAPIYYSHRLVEQQAKVRKQKNSKLPWLRPDAKSQVTLRYDDKHQVAGLDAVVLSTQHDPGIKQKDLVEGVYEHILKPVLPKAWLEKLPKNKVHINPTGIFVIGGPVGDCGLTGRKIIVDSYGGMARHGGGAFSGKDPSKVDRSAAYAARYVAKNIVAAGLADKCEVQVSYAIGVAEPTSISVTTFGTGKISDDKIEKLIRKHFDLRPYGIVKMLDLIHPVYQLTAAYGHFGRKPKEVSYVDGAGKKQTATAFSWEKTDKAEDLRKDAGLKK